The genome window GGTGCATCCATtacagtatataaaggaaaacaCTACTACTACAACCCGAAAAGGTTGTACAAATGTCATCATGTCATGGTATTATGGTAACTCTCCAttaagttgctggaaagctTGGAAATGAACCTTGAAAGCTgcttccaaaaatataaagggGTAAAGAACGATTGTAGTGTTCAGTTGTTCATTGTGCCTCTTCTTTATAAGCTTCAGTATAGAGAGGCTCCTCAAATCTTTTCCTTGGGTATTTGTTGATTACAAACTAAGAAACTTTCTGCACTAgctatgtttttcttttctggatAAGAAGCTCCAAAAAATTACAAGACTTCCTGTAAACTTTGCTTCAAGAACACTCTATACTTATCTAATTCACTTTGATCTCAAATAGATAATGTCTATGGACATGGGGCGAAAAAGGTAAGACAACAGCCACCTGCTTCTCTCCATCACCAAACCACAAATAAGAACCCACATTTTcccacaaacaaatcaaattttCTGATAAAAGAATCAGACTTTCAGTGTCCCTCCAAGCACAATTCTTTCAAATATCCCTTTAGTTGATTCAGTCCTCGGATTCTAGCCAAATTGCAAGATTGTTCTGTTATCAGACTGTATGTTGACCGCCTTTCCCACGGTACAATACCAAAATCATCATTATACTCTTCCATTCCTCCAACAAATAACTGCCAGACCAAAGCACCTGCCCCAGCCCGGTTTTTCTTTGCAGATTTATAGATTACATCAAAAATGGTTTTATAAAACCTATCTCGCTGAGATGGTTGGTAGTCCTTGTTCAGGTTTGACAATCCAAATTCAGTGAACATAACAGGCTTCTTCAGTTCCCTGTCACCATCTTCAATGTGTGAAAGCATCCACTTTctaacaaatttaattttttcgtCTAAGCCTTCCTCATGAAACCTACCACAAAATTAATGGATGAATTGAAAACAGGTTAGGTGTACTATCAAGAAAAGACATAGCACCTTTTCAGGAATACAAGAAAGGTTTGAGGAGATATATAAAGCCACTTTGAAGCTCGAACATAAAACAGTCCCAAAGGAAACATGAACATTTCATTGGATTTGCATCAACGGATAAGCAATAACTAATACCGGACAAAATGGAATTAAGCCAAGTTTATATGCAAAAGGTTTAATTATTTTGGTTTCCAAAATACTTCCATGTTTGACTTCTTTGGCAATAACTAACACCAGACAACGTGGAATTAAGCCAAGTTTATAGACATCAGGTTTACTTATTTTGGCTTCCAAAACTTTTCGAAGATTTGACTTTGGTAATTTGACACCATCAATTTCATAGAGTTAACAATCATGTAATACTTACCAGTGGTCTGGGTAGATATGAACGGAGGCAAAATCAACATAAGAGATCTTGGAGTTGCGAATAAAATCAGCTCCAAGTCTGGATGCCCATTCTTCTGGGTTCATGGTCAAACTTTTGGGGGTTTTAGGACCATAAAATCCTTCCAAGCCAACAGTTAGTAGATGGTTCTTGTCAATTGATTTCACAAAAGCTGACATTTCTTCTATCCAATCCTGAAATTCCATGCCATGCAATAAATTCATACTCAAATATCAATCAATAACAGGTAgcagaatctctctctctctctcttttctgcaCACTGAGTTATTCAAAGATAAAgctttactcttttttattttttcatattccCTCTAGACCCCAAAGCCCAAACTGGAAagaataaagaaacaaaaataaggaGCAAAATTGACTGAGTGAGTCTATGAAAGGTCCTCATAGAATTTGAGCTTCATCCCCAATAATTcatgcactttttttttggataacatAGGGAACCTTTTTATAGAAGAGCCCTTTGGACTTGCCTCTAGTCAGTAAAACCTATGGGCAATTGAACCCACCTGCTAGAACCAGTTGTCAGGTAATCCAGGGGCATTCACCCCTAACGAGCTAAGTTGTTTACACTCATGTCCAACAGCCCTAATAATCCATGTGCTTATACTAATATTTgcagaagaattttttttaaagaacatgATGCTAGATAAAGAGACCTCATCATACAAATTAACAGAACTAAATGTGGACCCTAAAAATGAGTTGCAGACCACCAaccctcttttctttcttctaaagTTGGCAAAATAACCAGTGCAATTCATCCTAGAATACATATTTATACTAGCATCCCTTCCCCCCCAAATAACCAGTAAAACCAACGGGCAAATGACCCCATCCACTACAATCAAGATTGCCAGTTAATCTAGGTGCATTCACCCCTTACGGGCTAAGCAGTTTAGTAATGCCCaatagcaatatatatatatatatattgctatatttctttatttgggGAAATATCTTGTTGCCCTAGATAGCACCTATTCTCGAACCTTAATAGATATAAAACAATAGTTAGAATCTTATTGTAGTTGAAAGTAGTGCTACATATTAGCCACTTTAAAATGGCGGGTATTCTTTACTAGGTGGAAAGGAGCAGCTCTTGAGCAAGCTAAGATTTTGGTTTCTTATCTGTTGTTTCTGGTTCCTTTGTTAATAAAATCTGTTGATTATCAAAAAGGTGGAAAGGAACAGAATCAAGAGTTTACGACTTACTTGAAGAGTATCGCCTGAAGCATCAGACATGCAACGAGGTTCATTTATCAATTCCCAGGCAAAGATGGTGGGATCATTTCTATATTCAATTCCAGTAATAGTGTTCCTCCTTGTCAGCACAGTCTGAAGAAGGACATATGTCagaactaacaaaaaaaatcaaagcaataTGACTATTAAATATAGAATATCAATCTCATGATGCCTGTAAATTGAAAAGTATGTGAAGTATTGGTTAAAAGAAAGAATTCATGGTGATTTATGTTTGTGACATCAGGCAGCTGGGTTAAGGCTTTACTATTTCGTCAAAAGATATTtgtagctaaaaaattcaatttgacAATAGGATTTTTAGGGTGTGTTCTGAATCAAGGGGAGGGAGAACTAAAAAAAGGAGttaattaaaagaaagtaaGTTCAGCCAATACATTCAGGGATGCCAAGAGAGCCCTGagtttcaataatttcaaaacatgCAATACTCTGCCCAACTGTTTTGGATTCTAAGAAAAGCAATCGCTATATATGCCCATCTAGTAGCACCCAATGACCTGTTGGCCTAGTTTCTGAATATggtttaaatgtttaattaaaaatacCAGTATTTAATTTACAGGGCCTCTAATTGTAGAAACAGTAAATGTTTGCAAGTATTTATTAAAGTACCAAATGCTTGCAAGGCACTAAACCATTCTCTGGAGAGAAAGAAGTAGGTAGGGAGATACCTTGATGTAAGTCTTGAAATAACTGCGTATGGATGGATCAAAGAAGAAGGAATCATTAGAGGCACTTAAACCTATGCCTTCTTCCCATGCCCATTTGACATACTGAGTTTTCCCACCATATGCTTGTAAGTTATTTACTAAGCTAAGCAGTAGCCTGACCCCATGCTGTCGTGCTTCTGCAATAACATGATCCAGTGCCTGCCACCCAACCCGGTAGTCAAAATGTAATACAAAAATGATTAACATAACTTTAGAAATTTGTACTTATCAAGGTTATAGAGGAACTAGTGAAATTGTAAAAGCAAAAATTCTGGCATCTTTCATCAGGTATAGCTTGGCCATTTTGATAATCCCTGGGCCTTAACTATGAGCTGTTACATTAAGAAAAGCTTGACAAAGTACATAAACATTTATACATAtgttgaacacaaatttcattattattcatatttagtttctttaaaacaaaTCCTTTCAACATATAaatttttagcttctttttggCATAAGGGTTCTTTCTATAAATTACACGACCATGAACCACACATTTCTGACCACCGCACAGAAGAGGAGGATAATTTAAGAACACAATCGGAAAATAAGGAATGAATAATAATGAATTCATATAGAGAGACTTCGTGTTAGTTTGCTTTATTGACAAATATCTTTATCCTTTGTTTTTACTGtcttccattttattttattctggCTTAATCACAGGATAACTTTAGGATTTTCTGCGTTCTCAAATGCATTTAACCAAAATCTACAATCCTTAGTTTTTAACCTGTTTCCCAAGAGCCATAATGTCTCTGTTACGGACAAAGAAATTAAAGTTAAGCAAGGTATGCATGCCATGGCTAACCACTAATGTTGTCATTAGAGGAAACCTTGATTATCAACGTTATAAACAGCCAAGATCTCTGTCTCTACCCTTGTCTCGTTTGATAGCTGTTTACCAATACCAATTGAAAAGCACAATTGGCTTCAAAAAGGCCAAGAATTCAAGCACCCAACAGTCTTAACAGAAATAATAAGAGCAAAATAGGACAAAACTGGCACAAATAATGAAATTCTAATACCTTGAAAACGTGCTCATTGAAGCGACCAGGGGAACTCTGGAGGGCATTGTAAGCACCATCATTGAATGCCCAAGTTCTGCACACAGTGAGACCCATCTTTGCACCAGCTTGCAGCATTGCCCTGACCCTTGGTTTTGTATATTCATCCGCAGCATGGTCCATTAACCAGTAAGAGTTCCACCCATTAATGTAAAAGGCACTTCCATCCAACATGAACTGAGTCCCATTCCtctccacaaaaccaaatttttgttctttctcatTATTGAGCATCAAGTCCCCAAAGGACAAGTAAATGAAAGTCACACATGATGCAAAACCAAGAATTGGGTAAAAAAGCCCATTTCCTCCAACCATTCTTTCCATGTGCAGAATGGGACCTGAAAATTGACAAAAGACGCAAAATTTGCACAAATTGGAAAGAGTCCTTGATACCCTTTTGGCTTTATTTCAATAGGTTTGCGGAACCACCGACACCCAGATGAAAAAATAGTATTTCAGACCCAGATTTGAACAAAAATGCATAGAACATCCAATTTCAAGGACACCCAGATCCCCCTTTGGACagtttaacccaaaaaaatatctTTGAAGACACCAAAATTCCTAGAATTGTCAATGACACTCAAAAAATTCACAGACCCATGTCAAAATGCAACTAAAGTTTGTAGCATTAAGAGAGGGACagagatagatagagagagagagacagagagatagagagggaTTTGTATCGTATATTTGTATGTCGGTGTGACTGAGTTTTGGTGAGTTTTATAAGGgagaaaatgagcaaaatgaGGCTTATTCAAGAAATGAGGGAGGTCAAGTCGATAAGAGATAGAAAGCAAGGAAAGCACAACTAATGAGTCATAAGAAAAGCGGTCAAAGCTGAGGTGAGAAGAAAGATGGGGTGAAAGTGAAGGTGaaaggtggtggtggtgggtatGTGGTGGAGTGTTGATATCAGCCTGTTGGTTAATTAGATCTGAGCCCCTGAGTCCCTGACTGATTGCACAATCTTCCTTTCCAATTTTCCTTCCCTTGAATTTTAATATTGTGCAAAACAAGTCTATTCAACACCCATGGGCCATGTATGTGATGTATCTCTGAATCTCCTTCACGAAACTTTAATAGGAAGAAGAAATGAAAGTGAAAAATTTATAGTGGGAATGTCTCACAATCACAGTCACAGTCACGCCTCATGTGTCATACCCAAATTCTGTACTAATGAAGAGGCTGTGTGTAAACTTTTCTTTCTGGCATTAGGTGCTTGAGATTGAGAGGAATAGTATATTAATTAACACATAGATTTTCAGCACCGGTAGATCTTAAAACAACTCCCACGTGAGAGCCAGAAAACATGGGAACCCTTCTTTGGGAGTGTTTTTctgttcttctttcttttcttttttttataatactctctctctctctctcttaatgaCCTTATAATACTGTCTTTGCAATTGCAAAACTCAATTAccatatatgtaattttttttttcaaaaacattaccatatatataattatgttcATATCCAAATATATGGCAGCAAATttatttgctaattttttttttttttttttggttgactgCATTTATGGGGTTACCTCTTAGGCAAGtgatacataatttttattttattttttatgagaagcgacacataaatttaattagtaaaatctattattatgtaaaaataaagtaaaatctTCTAAGCATATTTAGAAGttccaaacacttaccacacccatacTGAGTgttaaagtgagattttggtgctatTGGGAAGCACTGGAAGGAGTCATtcattggtggatgcaatcgagCTGAATTGCGGGAACCGAAAAGTTAGGAAAGATAAGGCTCCAAGAAGTTAGTGGTagcaggagtttggagggctcaaATACATatggtagactaggcttggagagtcttttGATATTCGTATActcaactttattctctagtggatcgatttcgacttggagggttgtggagaggtttttcaccaagttattcggtttcctcttcgacaACATGTCTCggtgttattttgtgtttgcatctctcttccctactctttaaactttcattttattgttaatAATGGATGtatatggcttagggtagtgtTATCGGTTGTTCGTGCTTATTTacgcacttagtataagttagagtaaaagttatttagttgtaatttttaattgggagTCTGAACAAGCTCTTGCGATTTAGcacaaattcgagctttcatggtatttaaatataatataagaattattgattatataaaaagaccattttttttaaatgcatttatagtttataaaattatattgacAGATTATAGttgtttttgcaaaaagaaaattttcaaaattaaaattgataaaattctaCGTAAAATTGCTTATGTTATGAGAAGAAGATTAACGGGATAAGTCCTATTATCAATTGTAAAGTAAATGTTAGAAAAacctaaatataaaaaaaaaaacttaattaataattttgtattaagaataattaattttaaataaaaaattataatgagttttaaaataaaaggccCCAACTCAATAAAATTGAGCCACCCTTAGTCCTTAGGGTAACTCCAccttagaatttttaaaaatcttatccattaattttgaaataagtggtaagattttgtcaaattattgatatttaaaaacaaaaattgactaTCCCATTTTCGAGAGATGAGATTCAAATTATAGACATTAGGCACTACAAAGAGTGTCACTACCACTTTGCGATCACATGAACCCCCATTTGGTAACTATTCTAATTATTGATGATGTGGCAAATCCAATGTACTCATTTTAGACtgaatagagaaaatattttaagagcTCTATGATGGACTAACCCTAAGAACTCTAGAAGATCCTAATTTCATGTCACTATACTTTTGAAGTACTAAATAATTATCTTGACTTAATGGCAAGAGCAAATATCATGGAGTGGATGTCATAGGTTCAAttctattgaaatatttttttaaaaatgtaaaaagtgaTGCATTCCATGATAAGAAGATGGATTTcatttcatttaacattttcctttgaACACACTCGAGTGGTAGGCTTAAAGGACTTAAAGAATATGCCATAAACCCGAAGGTCTAAAATTATATTCACCACACTATTAGCCCATTAGGATTTTCGGATTATCTCATGGGTAGAGAGTTGAATGGCTTGGTCATAGGCGTATTTAATTGTGTCCAAATACAATGAGAGTCTAATATTTATAAGCAACTATACAACCCTCAAGaaatgtacatatatatatatcagtgaATTGGAGTTTATTTGGATACCATTTatttgctaaaaactaaaaacttattgttgaaaacactgtagcaaaataatttttaaaaatgtaaatagtGCTGTGAGACCGAAATTTACCTAGAAATCTGCTTTTTGCTAAGTTTGGTGATCCATGAACAGTGCCGCGAGACCCACAATTTTTCAGCGAAACACACAAAATTTTCATCCCAATGCTTCGCAAACGCACACTAGATATAGCTTATTAAAGAGTTGTAGCTTACCCAAAAGTCACATCTCTCTAGTGAAACAATATTAAAACTATAAAGTAACACAATCAATGAAATGGGGTTATTCCATGCATGAGGGTGCATTATTATGGTGTGATCACCCATCATGATTCATGACCATACATTAGCAATTTTCACTTTGATTATGTGAAGGACTATGCGATATTAAGATTCCACTATCTTTCATGaaataatacatttttaaaagtagcaaaaaaaaaaaaaaaaaaaaaaaaaaaaaaaaaacaaaaagagataagataagaaaaaaaaaaaaacctactaaccatatatttatgtttaataatttatcaGATTTACTTTTTTGAGGAGATAACTTCTTAGGGGGTTTTCTTCTAAGTGCTTAATACAACATTAAGATACTAGCATAATTCATAACTAATAACTTAGGCTTATGTTTAGTGGACACTTATCCTTACTTTAGTTGCGAAAGAGACCATTATCGGAGGTAGTTGGTCTAGTGATCATGGGCTCACTCCTAAGGGTTTGGGAGGTGAAAGTCCTAGGTTCGAATCCCGCAATGGGAAGTGCTTGGGAAATAATTTCATACTCTCAGCTCATGCTTACTAGCGTCTTTGATGGGATTGGGTGCACAGCTATGGCTCATTTGAATCCCCTAATTTCATAGGCCTGAGACCTAGCGAGTAGAGTATCACTATGGTAACGCTTAGGTGGAAGACGCCAACTCAACTACTCAAGTCGCCTCCCTTTACCAATTTTTCTCTCACTAAAATATAGTTGTGAAAGAGACCCATCGTTACGCATAGATTTTCTCTCTAGTCTAATTGTGGAAGAGACTATACCTACTATTTGTAGTCTATTATAAACAGAGATTTACTAAGTCGTTATCTTATTTGGAAggaaaatgtaattttaaaaagttaaaaaaaaaaaatgaaagaaagtccatcaaatatatagtaatgatgaataatgtatatatttttatttgttaggaagATAATACTAGGTAGAATCGCCTTGCAGTTATAAGTGTTTAATACAAATTGTTGTGACACCATTTTAACCAAAAGATTATGCCTATTAGTTTTTAAAACCTaccatatattaattataatttacttTTATGAATTCTTATTATTGTAAGACTTACACTTATAATTAGCCGTGTATACTCATTTTAGTCATTACTCAACAtgcccctcaaaaaaaaaaaaatcattactcaACACACTTTAtaccttttttctttccctgtgtacactcatgagtcatgactcaACATACTTTATAcacttttctctttcaaaagatatatattttaaaaaagatctgactaatttcattaataattatattgttaTGTTAATATGATTTGATCAAATTGCTGTATTGcctttttttacatatataggAAATGTGATTTTGTGCTACCCTTGGAAGGTTTCTAATGTAATGTCAGATGGAGTATTTATGAGTATGTTTATTTAAggagaaaaatcaaatagaTACTTTACTACCTTCATGCTCAATGGAAAATTTTCTGGGTGAAATCCGAAATCTCCTTACTCTTTAGATTCCACTGTGATCGATGCATACTTGTCCTTATTGAAATTGTGAAAGGGATTCTATCATATACCACATTTCCATTccaaacttaaaaacaaaacaaaacctacTATAAGGAATAAagggttcttttattttttaagagtttcaatctatgacaTCCACTTttaatgatagttctttatcatcagatcaagacaccaattgattttttgtatagatagagattgaaccccagatctttattcaatcataaaaaactttaccaattgagctaactggaacccataAAATAGCTTCATAACTAATGACCTGTTTGGATAGAGGAGGGAAAGAAGGGAGTAGAATAGAGTTaactaaaaataagctaatttgttgctaaatctactctactctacttcccttccctccccctcaatccaaacggatcaTAAGATTTCTCATAGCTCCGGAACAAGGGGTTCTTTAGTTTGGTCATTATCAAAATATGATTGTAAAAATAACAAGTAAAAATTGTTGGCTAAATAAGAGCATTGTTGTAATCATGGCAGGGAAATTTAAGCCATTTATCTACGGCTCTGTTCCAAGCAAGCATCTCATCCGTACTGTAATTGTGGAAATGACAATGAATAATGTATATAGTTTACTCTGTTAGGGGATAACACCCGGGATAGTCTCCTTAATTGTAGGGGTTTTAATATAGTATGTATATGTTCGTAAaccatttataaaaatattatgctTAATAGTTTTGTGGTCATTCTCtaaatatgttttaaaaaataacaaggaaaaagggaaagtcaACTAATCAGGTagtaatgataaaaaatttacatggtttaatttgttaagGTGATAATATACCTCGGGGAGTGTCATAGTGAGCGTTCAATACAAAATTAAGATACCTCTTCATCTTGTCATTCAAGCATGCACCTTGTTTCAATTTTGGAGAGGACAAACTTGTAATCAGAAATATATAGATTTCCTAAATCCTATATAAGTTGCTATCtagctaaatatttaaaaaaaaaaaaaaaaaaaagataaaagaagagTGTCCGCTTTACACAATGAATaatatatatggtttttttttttttttttttttttaagggagaGGCATGCACCTCATCCTTGTTTCAATTTTGGAGAGGACAAACTTGTTATCAGAAATATATAGATTTCCTAAATCCTAAGTTGCTATCtagctaaatatttttttcaacaataGATAAAAGAAGAGAGTCCGCTTTACACAATGAATaatagatatgatttttttttttttttttggtagggaGATAATACCTAAGATAATCTCCTTGTAAGGGTTTAATAtaatgagaaattattaggtatttCTAGAACACAGTGACGAGGTATTTTCTCTTCTAATATTCATGTTAATCTCATCATAATTTTAATTAGTGAAATTCATATGAATGTAAGAAGAAGAAGCACTACAACATTGTGTTCCGAGAACATCTAATAATTACTTATAATACCACTTACTATTGTGAACGTTTGatacaaaattaagaaatgtaTTGTCATCTAAGAAtgcaactctctctttctctctctagaatCAAAATGCAACTAACCTTTACTCCAATCAGAGAGGGTAGACATGCTatcagaaatatatatatatatata of Quercus lobata isolate SW786 chromosome 8, ValleyOak3.0 Primary Assembly, whole genome shotgun sequence contains these proteins:
- the LOC115955689 gene encoding mannan endo-1,4-beta-mannosidase 2-like, whose translation is MERMVGGNGLFYPILGFASCVTFIYLSFGDLMLNNEKEQKFGFVERNGTQFMLDGSAFYINGWNSYWLMDHAADEYTKPRVRAMLQAGAKMGLTVCRTWAFNDGAYNALQSSPGRFNEHVFKALDHVIAEARQHGVRLLLSLVNNLQAYGGKTQYVKWAWEEGIGLSASNDSFFFDPSIRSYFKTYIKTVLTRRNTITGIEYRNDPTIFAWELINEPRCMSDASGDTLQDWIEEMSAFVKSIDKNHLLTVGLEGFYGPKTPKSLTMNPEEWASRLGADFIRNSKISYVDFASVHIYPDHWFHEEGLDEKIKFVRKWMLSHIEDGDRELKKPVMFTEFGLSNLNKDYQPSQRDRFYKTIFDVIYKSAKKNRAGAGALVWQLFVGGMEEYNDDFGIVPWERRSTYSLITEQSCNLARIRGLNQLKGYLKELCLEGH